The Nitrospira tepida genome includes a window with the following:
- a CDS encoding GNAT family N-acetyltransferase: MPLKTKVSDQTKTVPRPRKSAGTIVYADGTDISPQHLLRLYQQAPWAKGRTIEETKAMLKQTDEAVTAWDGARLVGFGRVLTDYVYRASIWDVIVDKAYQGRGIGTDLVNRILRHPRLKRVELFWLCTRMPGFYEKLGFSAKEQTGMVWTRGKQAKLE; this comes from the coding sequence GTGCCACTCAAGACCAAGGTGTCGGACCAGACGAAGACTGTCCCAAGGCCTCGGAAATCCGCCGGGACGATCGTCTATGCGGACGGCACCGACATTTCCCCCCAACACCTCCTCCGGCTCTATCAGCAGGCCCCTTGGGCTAAGGGGCGGACCATCGAGGAAACGAAGGCGATGCTTAAACAGACAGATGAAGCCGTGACGGCCTGGGATGGAGCACGGTTGGTCGGATTCGGCCGGGTGCTGACCGATTACGTGTACCGCGCGTCCATCTGGGATGTGATCGTCGATAAAGCGTACCAGGGCCGGGGGATCGGCACGGACCTCGTGAATCGGATTTTGCGCCACCCGCGGTTGAAGCGTGTCGAGCTGTTCTGGCTCTGTACCCGCATGCCGGGTTTCTACGAGAAGTTGGGATTCAGCGCCAAGGAGCAGACCGGCATGGTGTGGACGAGGGGCAAGCAGGCGAAGTTGGAATAG
- a CDS encoding metal ABC transporter permease — translation MLDLLTYDFMQRSLLAAALVGALCSLIGVFVVLRGLAFIGAGTAHAAFAGVALAYLIGGPPLPLAILFGLSTAWITGLMEEKGRMKLDVSIGILYTATMALAILFIGLMKTYNAEVYGYLFGSVLAVTPEELLSISLLGLLVLGTIVLFSKELYFIAFDQEMAEASGIPARKIFYLLLSLIALTIVVSLKIVGAILVFALMLIPASSAYQLTHSLAQMTSYSVLIGAGCAIGGVLVSYWWDLPSGPTIVLLATLVFILAALLSPKHRRLSSSTLTH, via the coding sequence AGCGCTCGCTGCTTGCCGCCGCGCTCGTCGGGGCGCTCTGTTCGCTGATCGGCGTCTTTGTCGTTCTTCGCGGATTGGCCTTCATCGGGGCCGGCACGGCCCATGCCGCGTTCGCCGGCGTCGCGCTGGCCTACCTGATCGGCGGTCCGCCCCTGCCGTTGGCCATTCTGTTCGGACTCAGCACGGCTTGGATCACGGGGTTGATGGAGGAGAAGGGCCGGATGAAACTGGACGTCTCGATCGGCATTCTGTACACGGCCACGATGGCGCTCGCCATTCTGTTCATCGGGCTGATGAAGACCTACAACGCGGAGGTGTACGGATATCTGTTCGGGAGCGTGCTGGCCGTCACACCGGAAGAACTCCTTTCGATTTCACTGCTGGGATTGCTGGTCCTGGGCACCATCGTGCTCTTCTCGAAAGAGCTGTACTTCATCGCCTTCGACCAGGAGATGGCGGAGGCCTCCGGCATTCCCGCCCGCAAGATCTTCTACCTCCTGCTTTCGCTGATCGCGCTGACCATCGTCGTGTCGCTGAAGATCGTCGGGGCGATTCTGGTCTTCGCCTTGATGTTGATCCCGGCCTCAAGCGCCTATCAGTTGACGCACAGTCTGGCGCAAATGACCTCCTACTCGGTGCTCATCGGCGCCGGCTGCGCGATCGGCGGCGTGCTGGTGTCCTACTGGTGGGATCTCCCTTCCGGCCCGACGATCGTGCTGTTGGCGACGCTTGTCTTCATCCTGGCGGCGCTGCTGTCCCCGAAACACAGACGCCTCAGCTCTTCCACTCTGACGCATTGA
- a CDS encoding outer membrane protein, with amino-acid sequence MMRRRTGRSAAGWLALMLCGNLGLWSTALAADWVHDGQVKEGRFQIGVRAGLSLLSQEFLAGTDGGLSHALNVQAMYGLNKWFSAGLMVDWERRGIDNETPSRDLGTLNTVSILPTLEFHPGRFGNAMPYLSTGIGVNVNSFSEAAGTPRTDVSNTFAFRLAGGVDFPLTSNMALNTEVAWKRNRGGIEVGGAEGNFDATTMSLLVGLRYTF; translated from the coding sequence ATGATGAGAAGACGAACGGGGCGATCGGCAGCAGGATGGCTGGCGCTGATGCTCTGCGGCAACCTCGGCCTGTGGTCGACGGCTTTGGCGGCCGACTGGGTGCATGACGGTCAGGTCAAGGAGGGCCGATTCCAGATCGGCGTGCGCGCCGGCCTCTCGCTCCTCTCTCAGGAATTCCTGGCGGGAACGGACGGAGGCCTCAGCCATGCCTTGAACGTTCAGGCGATGTATGGACTGAACAAGTGGTTCTCGGCCGGCTTGATGGTCGATTGGGAACGCCGCGGCATCGATAACGAAACGCCCAGCCGGGACCTGGGCACACTCAACACCGTGTCGATCCTGCCGACGTTGGAATTTCACCCGGGCCGGTTCGGCAATGCCATGCCCTATCTCTCCACCGGCATCGGCGTCAACGTCAACTCCTTCAGCGAAGCGGCGGGGACGCCCAGAACCGACGTGAGCAATACGTTTGCGTTCCGTCTCGCCGGCGGCGTGGATTTCCCCTTGACCTCCAATATGGCGCTCAACACCGAAGTCGCCTGGAAGCGCAATCGCGGCGGGATTGAAGTCGGAGGGGCTGAAGGCAACTTCGATGCGACGACCATGAGCCTGCTCGTGGGCCTTCGCTACACTTTCTGA